The Setaria italica strain Yugu1 chromosome IX, Setaria_italica_v2.0, whole genome shotgun sequence genome has a window encoding:
- the LOC101781357 gene encoding putative pentatricopeptide repeat-containing protein At3g49142 encodes MYARCGRPEDAYRVFDGMQHRDVVSWNAMISGFARAGLFERAVEVFKEFVALQCSIPDAGTMASILPATGNAKAEDILFVRKAFDEMQFKQLISWNAMLAIYGYHVKAVELFLRMEEDGIGVKPDSVTLATVLPPCGELSAFSVGKRIHENIKRKMMLPNLLLENALLDMCANCGCLKDASEVFDSMSARDVIPWTSIISADGKHGHGREAVDPFEKMLGQGPEPDSIAFVAVLAACSHAGLLDVGKCYFGSMTSRYHIAPKAEHYTCMVDLLGRAGCISEAYDFITTMPIEPNERVWGALLQACRIHSSMDIGVVAADSLFRLVPEQTGYYVLLSNMYARAGRWADVTSVRSVMANKGIKKLPGASIVELGDRLHTFHIGDRYHPQSEMIYQKLDELLGRIRGMGYNPEVEATLHNG; translated from the coding sequence ATGTACGCACGGTGCGGCCGCCCGGAGGACGCGTACAGGGTGTTCGACGGAATGCAGCACCGGGACGTCGTCTCCTGGAACGCCATGATCTCTGGGTTCGCGCGCGCGGGTTTGTTTGAACGTGCggtggaggttttcaaggagtttgTGGCACTGCAGTGTTCAATCCCCGATGCCGGTACAATGGCAAGCATCTTGCCAGCTACGGGGAATGCCAAGGCAGAGGACATATTATTCGTCAGGAAAGCGTTTGACGAGATGCAGTTTAAACAACTTATTTCTTGGAATGCAATGCTCGCTATATATGGGTACCATGTTAAGGCTGTTGAACTGTTCTTGAGGATGGAAGAGGATGGGATTGGGGTCAAACCTGATTCAGTGACTCTGGCAACAGTTCTTCCTCCATGTGGGGAGCTCTCAGCATTTTCGGTGGGAAAACGGATCCATGAGAATATCAAGAGGAAAATGATGCTCCCTAACTTGTTGCTTGAAAATGCTCTCTTGGACATGTGTGCTAACTGTGGATGTTTGAAGGATGCTTCGGAGGTCTTTGATTCCATGAGTGCACGGGATGTGATACCGTGGACTTCAATCATATCTGCTGATGGCAAGCATGGTCATGGAAGAGAGGCTGTTGATCCTTTTGAGAAGATGCTAGGACAGGGTCCGGAACCTGACTCTATTGCCTTCGTTGCTGTTCTCGCAGCATGCAGCCATGCTGGTCTTTTGGATGTTGGAAAATGCTACTTCGGTTCTATGACGTCCAGGTATCACATAGCTCCTAAAGCAGAGCACTATACTTGCATGGTGGACCTTCTTGGCCGCGCTGGTTGTATAAGTGAGGCATATGATTTCATCACGACAATGCCTATTGAGCCAAATGAAAGAGTCTGGGGAGCCTTATTACAAGCTTGTCGAATTCACTCTAGTATGGACATTGGGGTTGTGGCAGCAGACAGTTTATTCCGATTGGTACCTGAGCAAACAGGATATTATGTGCTATTATCTAATATGTATGCTAGGGCTGGGAGATGGGCTGATGTTACCTCGGTGAGAAGTGTCATGGCAAACAAGGGTATCAAGAAATTGCCTGGTGCTAGCATTGTTGAGCTAGGGGATCGGCTTCACACATTTCATATTGGTGATAGATATCACCCGCAATCTGAAATGATCTATCAGAAATTGGATGAGCTATTGGGAAGAATCAGGGGAATGGGTTATAACCCAGAGGTGGAGGCCACACTTCATAATGGTTAA
- the LOC105913587 gene encoding vegetative cell wall protein gp1-like, with amino-acid sequence MFMEILNLSFSLSPAHIGPAGRPLLLPTAAHLPFSTGPTQLPLSFSFSAGPSPRLHARPAHQLPLSPSHRQVGPTCRDRPSPPARRPLVPLLQSRRPVCRRRSGSSRPSASLHAHAPPAPPLQEPVTAAPPPSPIMATTGRYSSLGAVSAPSLRLLPAPLLLPRAAAASPPLPLPRNERPSTKPPLMAGRSSSSPLAPPQLPPSSYKTHLRHQSPPPPSPFPPPIATSAAGPRPCTTPSNRRRISGHRCLAPLPKPGAPQPHQPRAPCLPGPAAVAASLAAAGRKHPPGHHCERTEEVSDEPKD; translated from the coding sequence ATGTTTATGGAAATTCTAAATCTATCCTTTTCCTTAAGCccggcccacatcggcccagCAGGCCGGCCTCTTCTTCTCCCAACCGCGGCCCACCTCCCTTTTTCCACCGGCCCGACTCAACTccctctctccttttctttttccgccGGCCCATCACCACGCCTCCACGCCAGGCCGGCCCATCagctccccctctctccctctcaccgacaggtggggcccacctgtcgggATCGTCCCTCACCTCCGGCCAGGCGCCCGCTCGTTCCCCTGCTCCAATCGCGCCGCCCCGTCTGCCGGCGCCGCTCCGGTTCCtcgcgcccctccgcctccctccacgCGCACGCGCCGCCAGCGCCCCCTCTTCAAGAGCCAGTAACggccgctcctcctccgtcgccaatAATGGCCACCACCGGCCGTTACTCCTCCCTTGGCGCTGTCTCCGCTCCTTCCCTCCGGCTTCTCCCTGCGCCGCTCCTtctcccgcgcgccgccgctgcgtcTCCTCCGCTTCCCCTCCCGCGAAACGAACGGCCCTCCACCAagccgccattaatggccggccgAAGCTCTTCCTCTCCTCTGGCGCCACCTCAGCTGCCACCTAGCTCCTATAAAACGCACCTCCGCCACcagagccccccccccccctcccctttTCCGCCACCAAtcgccaccagcgccgccggaCCGCGCCCCTGCACCACGCCGTCCAACCGCCGCCGCATCTCCGGCCACCGTTGCCTCGCGCCGCTTCCCAAGCCCGGCGCGCCTCAACCGCATCAGCCGCGCGCGCCCTGCCTCCCTGGcccggccgccgtcgctgccagcctggccgccgccggccggaagCACCCTCCCGGTCACCACTGTGAGCGGACGGAAGAAGTCAGTGACGAACCGAAGGATTGA
- the LOC101756758 gene encoding F-box/LRR-repeat protein At3g59190 isoform X1 — protein MSMERQPDRWRRQVQAPDGLITSRAKSKGSPCLQDDDSQSGEIQIYSGPSLPEDILCHIHSLMPMRDAAQAACVSRAFLHSWRSHPNLDFSKKTLGSNKKTYGNGEVARDFSSKVDHILRKHSGIGVKKLKIHMPKFCNAKDSCYLDSWLQIAVIPGIEDLVLALSWRAKYNFPYSLLSNGSGDSIRSLHLAGCSFRPTSELGGLRTLTRLHLRDVCIKGGELGSLLSSSLTLEQLEIMYCDGIVCLKVPCLLQRLSDLKVFECRTLRVIDSKAPNISRFSFTGDHRVKLSLGEALQMNNLHMYFSGAVHYARVELPSSMPNLETATIYSGSEIVDTPMLHSKYAHLKNLSIALRAFTFPPTYDYFSLASFFDACPSLEIFLLDVSQRKMEHVSILGDPSGLRHLRGQHHHKIKSVKILGFTSSKSLVELTCHVVENITSLELLTLEAHQSTVRCSVPAHNCRKCSPLPIDVLMEAERALFAIRAFIEPKVSSKVKLNIVEPCRQCHAAELARLG, from the exons ATGTCCATGGAGCGGCAGCCGGACCGCTGGCGTCGGCAAGTCCAAGCCCCTG ATGGGTTGATTACTTCACGGGCTAAAAGTAAGGGCTCACCCTGCTTGCAAGATGATGATTCTCAGAGTGGTGAAATACAAATATATTCAGGACCAAGCCTTCCAGAG GATATCTTGTGCCATATACACTCCCTGATGCCAATGAGAGATGCTGCCCAAGCTGCCTGTGTGTCTCGCGCTTTTCTACATTCCTGGAGAAGCCATCCCAACCTTGATTTCAGTAAGAAAACATTGGGATCGAATAAAAAAACATATGGAAATGGTGAGGTCGCCAGAGATTTCTCTAGTAAAGTTGACCACATTCTGAGAAAGCACTCAGGCATTGGTGTGAAGAAACTCAAGATTCATATGCCCAAATTTTGCAATGCAAAGGATTCATGTTATCTGGACAGTTGGCTTCAGATTGCTGTTATACCAGGAATTGAAGATCTTGTACTAGCACTGTCATGGAGAGCAAAATATAACTTCCCATACTCACTCTTATCTAATGGGAGTGGAGACTCAATACGATCTCTTCATCTTGCCGGTTGTTCCTTCCGTCCCACATCTGAACTTGGTGGGTTAAGGACCCTAACAAGACTGCATCTTCGTGATGTCTGTATCAAGGGGGGCGAGTTAGGGTCCCTTCTTTCTAGTTCTTTGACTTTGGAGCAATTGGAAATCATGTATTGTGATGGGATTGTTTGCCTGAAGGTACCTTGCTTGCTGCAGCGTCTCAGCGACCTAAAGGTATTTGAATGCCGCACGCTTCGAGTGATAGACAGCAAAGCTCCAAATATATCAAGATTTTCCTTTACTGGAGATCATAGAGTTAAATTATCACTTGGAGAAGCATTGCAAATGAATAACCTACACATGTACTTCTCTGGCGCAGTCCATTACGCTCGTGTTGAACTTCCATCCAGCATGCCAAACCTTGAAACTGCTACCATATATTCGGGAAGTGAG ATAGTTGATACACCAATGCTGCATAGCAAATACGCCCACCTCAAGAATCTAAGTATTGCTCTCAGAGCTTTTACATTTCCTCCGACCTATGATTATTTTTCTCTGGCCTCCTTTTTTGATGCCTGTCCCTCGTTGGAGATTTTCTTGTTGGAT GTCTCACAGCGAAAGATGGAGCACGTCTCAATTCTTGGAGATCCATCAGGTCTGAGACATTTGCGAGGACAGCACCACCACAAAATCAAGAgtgtgaagatacttggattCACGTCTTCAAAGAGCCTGGTTGAGCTAACATGCCATGTTGTTGAGAATATTACATCTCTTGAGCTACTTACATTGGAGGCCCATCAGAGTACTGTTAGGTGTTCTGTGCCTGCTCACAACTGTCGCAAGTGCTCTCCACTGCCCATTGATGTTCTCATGGAAGCTGAACGGGCACTCTTCGCCATCAGGGCATTCATCGAGCCTAAAGTTTCCTCCAAAGTAAAGTTGAATATTGTGGAGCCTTGCCGCCAATGCCATGCTGCTGAACTTGCACGTTTAGGATAA
- the LOC101756758 gene encoding putative F-box/FBD/LRR-repeat protein At4g03220 isoform X2 translates to MSMERQPDRWRRQVQAPDGLITSRAKSKGSPCLQDDDSQSGEIQIYSGPSLPEDILCHIHSLMPMRDAAQAACVSRAFLHSWRSHPNLDFSKKTLGSNKKTYGNGEVARDFSSKVDHILRKHSGIGVKKLKIHMPKFCNAKDSCYLDSWLQIAVIPGIEDLVLALSWRAKYNFPYSLLSNGSGDSIRSLHLAGCSFRPTSELGGLRTLTRLHLRDVCIKGGELGSLLSSSLTLEQLEIMYCDGIVCLKVPCLLQRLSDLKSITLVLNFHPACQTLKLLPYIREVR, encoded by the exons ATGTCCATGGAGCGGCAGCCGGACCGCTGGCGTCGGCAAGTCCAAGCCCCTG ATGGGTTGATTACTTCACGGGCTAAAAGTAAGGGCTCACCCTGCTTGCAAGATGATGATTCTCAGAGTGGTGAAATACAAATATATTCAGGACCAAGCCTTCCAGAG GATATCTTGTGCCATATACACTCCCTGATGCCAATGAGAGATGCTGCCCAAGCTGCCTGTGTGTCTCGCGCTTTTCTACATTCCTGGAGAAGCCATCCCAACCTTGATTTCAGTAAGAAAACATTGGGATCGAATAAAAAAACATATGGAAATGGTGAGGTCGCCAGAGATTTCTCTAGTAAAGTTGACCACATTCTGAGAAAGCACTCAGGCATTGGTGTGAAGAAACTCAAGATTCATATGCCCAAATTTTGCAATGCAAAGGATTCATGTTATCTGGACAGTTGGCTTCAGATTGCTGTTATACCAGGAATTGAAGATCTTGTACTAGCACTGTCATGGAGAGCAAAATATAACTTCCCATACTCACTCTTATCTAATGGGAGTGGAGACTCAATACGATCTCTTCATCTTGCCGGTTGTTCCTTCCGTCCCACATCTGAACTTGGTGGGTTAAGGACCCTAACAAGACTGCATCTTCGTGATGTCTGTATCAAGGGGGGCGAGTTAGGGTCCCTTCTTTCTAGTTCTTTGACTTTGGAGCAATTGGAAATCATGTATTGTGATGGGATTGTTTGCCTGAAGGTACCTTGCTTGCTGCAGCGTCTCAGCGACCTAAAG TCCATTACGCTCGTGTTGAACTTCCATCCAGCATGCCAAACCTTGAAACTGCTACCATATATTCGGGAAGTGAG ATAG